The Triticum dicoccoides isolate Atlit2015 ecotype Zavitan chromosome 6A, WEW_v2.0, whole genome shotgun sequence genome has a window encoding:
- the LOC119317612 gene encoding protein MIZU-KUSSEI 1-like, producing the protein MARAFRAASPLPLPSSSSRSATAASGSGSGSFTWLLKKRSSKAPQRSGPSGQEAEDEGDEEEAGAAALSSAQSSSTGEQSSSSSSSRKKRADALARLRSVFLAAITHRRRRRQLGSCVTGTIFGRRRGRVHVALQTDPRSAPVLLVEMAAYSTGALVREMSSGLVRLALECEKPPLNAGEKRRPLLEEPTWRAYCNGLKCGYAVHRECGADEWRVLGAVEQVSVGAGVLPDDGAAGAAGGASEGDLMYMRAKFERVVGSRDSEAFYMMNPDGSGGPELSIYLLRV; encoded by the exons ATGGCGAGAGCCTTTCGCGCGGCATCCCCGCTGCCCCTCCCCTCTTCCAGCTCCAGGAGCGCCACCGCCgcgagcggcagcggcagcggcagcttcACCTGGCTGCTCAAGAAGCGCTCCAGCAAGGCGCCGCAGCGCAGCGGGCCGAGCGGCCAGGAGGCGGAGGACgagggagacgaggaggaggcTGGAGCGGCCGCTCTGTCCTCCGCGCAGTCGTCTTCCACCGGCGAGcagtcctcctcctcgtcgtcgtcgaggaaGAAGCGCGCGGACGCGCTGGCGCGTCTGCGGTCGGTGTTCCTGGCGGCGATCAcgcaccggcgccggcgccggcagcTCGGGTCGTGCGTGACGGGCACCAtcttcgggcggcggcgcgggcgcgtgCACGTGGCGCTGCAGACGGACCCGCGATCGGCGCCGGTGCTGCTGGTGGAGATGGCCGCCTACTCCACCGGCGCGCTCGTCAGGGAGATGTCCTCGGGCCTCGTGCGCCTCGCGCTCGAGTGCGAGAAGCCGCCGCTCAACGCAG GGGAGAAGCGGCGGCCGCTGCTGGAGGAGCCGACGTGGCGCGCGTACTGCAACGGGCTCAAGTGCGGCTACGCGGTGCACCGCGAGTGCGGCGCCGACGAGTGGCGCGTGCTCGGCGCCGTGGAACAGGTGTCCGTCGGCGCCGGCGTGCTCCCGGACGACGGTGCCGCCGGGGCCGCAGGCGGCGCCAGCGAGGGCGATCTGATGTACATGCGCGCCAAGTTCGAGCGGGTCGTCGGATCGAGGGACTCGGAGGCGTTCTACATGATGAACCCCGACGGCAGCGGAGGGCCCGAGCTCAGCATCTACCTGCTCAGAGTCTGA